ACCTGAAATCTTACAAACCCAGCGATCATCAATGATACAATTTCTAGAGTGAAGTCTCCCATGAAACGTCTTGTGTTGGTGGAGGTATGCCATCCCACGGGCTATGTCAGTAGCAAAGGACAACCTGGGTAAGAAAGaaagcatgtttaaaaacaacaggGCACCAAATAAAGAATTCaccaaaaatgcaatgcatgGAGAGGGACACGGTAACTTATGAATCATCTTACCGAAACCCCCAATTGATTGGAACATCTTCATTCAAAAGCACATCAGCCAGGCTCCCCTTGGGACAATATTCTGTGATGATGCTTACGTAAGGAACTTCAATGGATCCACCAATAAATTTACACAGGTTGGGGTGATCCAGCTCCCTGTTGaattacattataattaaaaGCCACAATGAAAAACCACCAGCTCATTAATCATTGTTTTATGACCTATAATGAAGTGAGTGTATGAGGGCTGATACGTCAGTGTACGGGTTTAATACGTCAGTGTATGGGTGGGGAAGTGTCAGTGAGTGAAAActgatgtgtcagtgtgaggaGTTTGATGAGCGAGTATATGAGTTTAGATTGGTGCATATCTGCTGCTTACCGCACTTCCTTAACTTCCTTCCTGATTGTTTTGGACAGTGTGAAATGTTTCTTCTGTATGTGTTTCACCGCCACCGTTCTTCCATCGCTGTCAGTAAACACATAATGCAGTGAACTGGctaacagcagcaaaaacaatTTAGCAAAGAGCCCAcccttatgaaaatgtaatgactGTTAAAGtgtgatattaaaaatacaaagttaTGAGTCCAATTATCgcatacattttagaatatacATTATATCCATTTTCATAGGTAACTTTAAAAGTGGCTacatagtgttttttttttacaatcatcaCTGTAAACCTACTTGATTGTATGAAACTGACAATCTTTTATATATTTGGATATTTGATATATAATTTTAAACTAAACGTTTATTAATATGCACTCCCTTCTacataatgaatgaatgtgacgacatataaatacatactgtaGCAGTGTTTTATAAAGGAATAATTTCAGAGCTAGGGGTTTGTTTTGCTATTGTCACACAGAACGTGCCCAGACTTTCAGTTCTTCCTTTATCAGAGGAACAAAAACACCAATACTGCAGGTTTCATCTGTCACATCCTCATGGGGGCTGATGCACTTACTAAATGCCTGGCTGGATGAAGCCCTGTTTGAAGGTGGTGTTGGCTACAGTGCACACGGTGACATCTGTAGTCCTGCTCACACTGGAGTGACTCTTCACTGGCTGGAGGCTGGTCGTGCTGCAGAACCCCATGTAACACACTTTACCTACAGGGCCAGAGCGATAGTCATCGTTAGATCCTCAGTGCacccatttcattttgaaaatttagcTGTGACGTCTCACCAAACATGATGTTTTTATAGTTGATGATCCAGCTTTCATCCCAAAACATCTTCTGTTTTTGGTATTGAAGCCACTGAAAcaaaagaattatttttttcacattaaacatttacacattttactttctcacattaaaatgcagatgtatgtttcattgtgttttgaatgatAATTCCACTGCTTAAGATGGGCTGAAACCTGTCACAACTGTGTCCTAACCATTTAAACTGGTCTAAACTCATCTaggctgtatgtatgtaatgtagcTGAGAAAATCCAAGGATCATAACCCTGTATTCATAATTATTCCTATTTATGGTTGGTTTGCCTCTCAGCTACATCCaatcataaatatgtatgttgcCAATGTGTGTATCAGGGCTACTTCATCataatatcataataataatgctacAAAAAGTGTGTTAGAATGTATGAGTGTTAAGAGCTCTAAGGTCAGAATCATTGCAGATTAATCATTAATTCACACATCTGCATGCTGTCTCACCACCATGGTTAAGATGAATCCACTGCAGAACAAGGCGACTGGGAGTCCAATGGCGACCTTAATAGTGATGGACATGGGGCAGACCCCGCAGTCTGCCGGGCAGGTGAGACAGCTCTCTTCCAGCTCACAGATGTCATCACCACACACTGATGACACGCAGCATCCAAACACAATGAATTCCCCatcattatttacattgtaaaaacctaCAAACTTCCTTGATAGGATTTGCATACTTTGACAACTGTGTGAGGAACTTGTGTAATGCTCTAGATGGTATACACAATACTGTGCATGAATGATTTGTTGACATGAAGGTGCTTACCTTGTGCACTGACGACCAGAACCTTGGACTCCAATGCTGCGTGCATCTGTCCCACTTTGATATGAGCAATCACTGAGGTCACCCCTACATGGACTAAGACCACCTATACAAGATGGCAAGCCCAAAATGATATAGATAAAATAATTTACCTCAATATAAAGGCACAGCATATGTGAGCATAGCACACAGCTAACATCAGCCATGTTtgagggtatttttttttttttttgcataagaAGGCACCTTCGATGTCCAGTACTGCTGGCTCATCTTGCCTGCCTTGgatacagtatgtgtcacaATCTTGCCATCATCTGGGATCCAAGGGCCACAGATCCCCCCTTGCCTCTGTGTAGGAACATTAACTGGAATCAGACCAAACAAACTGTAGTTGCTCTTCACAATCACACATCCCTTGAAATTCCCTGTAATTAAGGTCACCTTACGCATTCACAACATACAACAATCTATCTGAGATTGGGGCTTAACGAATGGTAATTATGGCCCAGAGTTCCACTGCTGATGAGCCATACTTGAGGACTGCCGCCCTTCTTGTACTAATCAAATGTTTTACTACTGTAGCCAGATGATTACACACCCAGTGGCCACTATGCGCGCCTATAATTACCTCCCAGCTGCTGATGTAACGGCCCTGTTTGTTTGCACTCTGAGAATGAGGAAAACAAGAATGTTGCTGCCCTCTCATTTTGCCTCACTCTCCTCAACACACTCAAGCCCAGTAATAACTGATTAAGTAAGAATAAAGATTACTTTGAAGCACTGACCATCAGAGCAAGAGGGCAGGAGTGGATATTGGCGTGGTACACACAACAGTTGTGTTCATTGGCGTTGTTCCAGTTCGAGGGACACTCCTGCTCATGACAGAACCTCTTGGCCTCAGATGCATTGCTGAAATGAGATGGCATTAATTTCTCCTGCTGGTGGCCTACTGTTAGCATACGTGTCAGCAGAAGCTCGCGCACAACATGTACCGGACACACAGatgccacagacacagacacagagacaggatgTGCTTGGTCCAGGGGAAATGTTCCGGGGTTTACGTTTGCTGTACTCTCCTAGTGGTTGAACTTCCCACCCCAAACCGCACTGAGCTGTGCcagtaaatgtttaattatgaaAAGCTGAtggttaatgtaaatgtttaatgaacCACCGTGTGAGAGTTTGGAGTGTATGCATTACACTTGTACCATTGCTATGACTTTCTGTGTTATGAGATCCTTGTAAACATCAAACATTCTAATCAGATGTCCAGTTTAAGCTCACCTGAACTTGAAGATCTTGTTTTTGACTGCATACTCGTAGAAGGAATCTGCCGCAGTGACAGAATAGGTGACGTTAAACTCTTCCCCATTGGTCACTTTCTCTGGAGGACGTTGGACCCATCCCATCTCAAGTCCTGTGGACAATTATTTTCACATACTTTCTCTCTTCTGGATGAatttatgcattattattttttgtctgcattAGTGCCTGGATATTTTATTTGCACATCTGGAGCAGCTCATAATAATGACATAAGAAACTCAgcaagtcattttttaaaaataaacttctgATCAAGAGTTTTGCAGAACAACCATCACAACCATATTTCTGTTCTACAACTTCACAAAATGTAGTCGCCCATTGGTTTTCCTGTTAAAAGGGTGACGCTCTAATTGCATGACATACATCAATGGTTTATTGCTAAGGAGGAAAGCAGTTGTAAACAACATTATGCACCAAATACAAGTCGTCATTTGTGGCTCTTATTGCAGTCGATATTAGGCTAAGTCAATTAAGGTTGCTGAGAGCATTTTACTGTGCAATTTCTGGAATTAAGAAGTGAACAATCCAGCAACtgcatttattaatattcatgtagCAGTAATATGTTCAAACTCACCCCCACAGTCAATCATATTATAGTCATTTGGCTGTAAAATGGGCCAACAGTCATACTCTGTGTTGTCCAGATCATGCCAACAATCCACAACCTAGGATAAAAAAGCAGAACTACCATTAATACTACCATTCAAACCATATACAAAAAAGTAGGACATGACTTCTTTGAATCAAGAATTTCAGTCTGTAAGCCACAACTTTAAATGACAGATTTCAGACTACTTCAGTGAACCTACGTTAGTGTAtgtactgcaaaaaaaaaaaaaaaaaaaaaaatacagatcatGTCTGCCAACGGCAAGTGTTTTTGACATTGAAAGAAAGCATGGGGCTTTCCTCGgaccttaaaaacaaaacacattcctTTTGGCCGTATCTAAAAAATTTCTCACCGATCACGTTGTACTTTTCTCAAATATAAATGCTCAAAAAACCAAAATGCAAACCTTAAAAAACAAGTCACACTGAAACATATCACAGAGGTGTACAGAGGAAACATTGCTTCTCTAGTCACAATGATggtgataaataataaatccagAGCTTGGTTACCTTGCCACAGATTCAGACTACCCTAGCACTAATATGGTTTATAGTTTGTACTCACCCCGATGAGGAACAAGGTAAGGGCTGTCCTCAGCGCCATGCGTCCGCAGCTGGTCTCCTCCTCGCGCGCTGACCGTATGTGAGGGTCTCGCTCTCCCCTCCTGGCTTTGGTCACCCCTAATTGTTCAATCAGTGAAACTGCACTCTGTGCTGAGCCCTGTTAATTACTGCCAGGGCCACTCTTGTCCCACTCTTCCCCTCACTAAAAACCTTGCCTCACCTTCAACTCAAGAACCTTGCCACATTCAATTATTTTATTCGTCTAGTTGTTTTAAAGgcttaaaaacatttatgtttggACACTCAGTGAAACTGACTGActgcattgattttatttattaaattaatacttTTACAGTTGTGACTGAGAAGAAATACAGACTTCCATTCTCAGACAAGTATacccccagcccctcccagcAACATCATCCcaacattatttaaattatgatgTGAGAAAAAGCTTAGGGCCCCAGTTCTAAAATCTTATGAGTAGTTATGCATTTTTGAATATCTATCTGAAAAAGAGAAGAACGTTGATCTGTATCACCAATTCAGATCATGCACATTCTTGGAAGATTTGCCCAAACATATCTAACTAAACACTATTTCACACAACTGATACAGCTAGTTTATTTGGATATTCCAAACAGAAGAACACATAACCATAGGGCACAGTTAATATGATCGATCCAGTTATTTATCAGTTTATTGATTGCACCTGGAGGTATGCTCTTGTAACACTACCACCATCTTGTGGTTAATTTTTACATTAGTATATAACTGTTCATAGAAACAATACAATGACTCAGCTTTCAAAGTattgttaatatatttatttatatttagcCACAGCACATCAACAGAGACTATTTTACTCTTAAAATGGGTTGAAATGAGTTCAGCTCATCTACCAGTTCAATAAAATCTTGAGCTACTCCAACAGTCTTCTCAGTCTCAATAgtgattaaaatgtatgcattaacaCATTCAGGTAGTTATAAAACTCACTAAAATGAAACAGTTAACCAGGCCCGGTGCTATGGGGTGTTTAGGGGTGTAT
The nucleotide sequence above comes from Megalops cyprinoides isolate fMegCyp1 chromosome 2, fMegCyp1.pri, whole genome shotgun sequence. Encoded proteins:
- the LOC118771580 gene encoding atrial natriuretic peptide receptor 2-like; the protein is MALRTALTLFLIGVVDCWHDLDNTEYDCWPILQPNDYNMIDCGGLEMGWVQRPPEKVTNGEEFNVTYSVTAADSFYEYAVKNKIFKSSHFSNASEAKRFCHEQECPSNWNNANEHNCCVYHANIHSCPLALMRQGGICGPWIPDDGKIVTHTVSKAGKMSQQYWTSKVVLVHVGVTSVIAHIKVGQMHAALESKVLVVSAQVCGDDICELEESCLTCPADCGVCPMSITIKVAIGLPVALFCSGFILTMVWLQYQKQKMFWDESWIINYKNIMFGKVCYMGFCSTTSLQPVKSHSSVSRTTDVTVCTVANTTFKQGFIQPGIYDGRTVAVKHIQKKHFTLSKTIRKEVKEVRELDHPNLCKFIGGSIEVPYVSIITEYCPKGSLADVLLNEDVPINWGFRLSFATDIARGMAYLHQHKTFHGRLHSRNCIIDDRWVCKISDYGLAAYRKEDFEPVSNGFHCENICRIYCAPEVLLGTSLSVTPTADVYSYSIILVEIATRCDLISTEAVKLDVMWRPPLPELKTGKSDNDCPNEADYCELIKKCWSHNIAMRPTFEQVKKMLDKMNPHKVSPVDMMMNLMEKYSKHLEAIVAERTQDLLQEKQKTDRLLYSMLPKPVADDLRQGRTAEAQSYSNATVYFSDIVGFTQLSGSSTPHQVVDFLNKLYTTFDDIIDNYDVYKVETIGDAYMVVSGVPNENGINHAGEIASMALDLVSVCHTFKIPHKPTTQLKIRAGIHSGPVVAGVVGTKMPRYCLFGDTVNTASRMESTSEALKIQCSGATADMLHTLGGYILTCRGSLNVKGKGEMTTWWLEAKRGPSDVSGKSNEPRGVPVPVSN